One window from the genome of Penaeus monodon isolate SGIC_2016 chromosome 4, NSTDA_Pmon_1, whole genome shotgun sequence encodes:
- the LOC119572035 gene encoding CDP-diacylglycerol--glycerol-3-phosphate 3-phosphatidyltransferase, mitochondrial-like gives MALYSPHRLHRLQRVFWCETKVSRYLFQGNTVLVINSSRVRSQQRLYTAMPEPDYCKTASSLVSQPMRIPVNMQWLLQHCPAFPVCGSKVRIITNPREFYQELLDQASRSSHRISMSSLYLGTGKLEKELVSTMVKRADECESLQVKWLLDFTRGSRGDYNSCSMLQPLITRHPSSCSVSLYHTPDLRGVLKSLIPQRWNEVIGLQHMKLYVFDDNLVISGANLSNDYFTNRQDRYFVFENCPALADFYHCLIETVSKFSFLLHKDNTIAMPRESAVHPFLGDYKKYCSAVREAVEHLWRKECEKSVLRLQHISQGHRHHLPSDKRGDDSKGDSEPNNMPDTLIFPTIQMGPFGITNDSIITNKLLTQAEEGARIQLASGYFNLTKEYMKCILYHSRATYGILMAHPTANGFLGARGFAGAIPAGYTQLAKGFYKRLCQERQNDRIFLYEYKQPGWTFHVKGLWYYQPKKTLPLLTMIGSPNFGWRSVNRDLESQIVLITTNEDLQKSLHQEQERLYNSSNQVTDKTFGQSDRWVPLWVRCVMPIIKVFF, from the exons ATGGCGCTCTACTCGCCGCATCGTCTGCACAGGTTACAGAg AGTGTTCTGGTGTGAAACCAAGGTGTCAAGGTATCTCTTCCAAGGCAACACAGTATTAGTGATTAATTCATCAAGGGTAAGATCACAGCAGCGGCTTTATACAGCCATGCCAGAGCCAGACTATTGTAAAACTGCAAGTTCATTGGTGTCACAACCCATGCGAATTCCAGTCAACATGCAATGGCTTTTGCAGCATTGCCCGGCCTTTCCAGTATGTGGATCAaag GTTAGAATAATCACCAATCCTAGAGAGTTCTACCAAGAACTGCTAGACCAAGCCTCAAGATCATCACACCGTATTAGTATGTCTTCCCTGTATCTGGGAACTGGAAAATTAGAAAAGGAATTG GTATCCACCATGGTAAAGCGAGCTGATGAGTGTGAAAGTCTTCAGGTGAAATGGCTCTTGGACTTCACTAGAGGTTCACGGGGAGACTACAACTCATGCAGCATGTTGCAGCCCCTTATTACCAGACATCCAAGTTCATGTTCT GTGTCTTTATACCATACACCTGACCTCCGTGGTGTCTTGAAAAGCCTCATCCCTCAGCGATGGAACGAAGTAATTGGTCTGCAGCACATGAAGCTCTATGTTTTTGATGACAATTTGGTCATCTCTGG AGCAAACTTAAGCAATGACTACTTCACTAATCGCCAGGATCGTTATTTTGTGTTTGAAAATTGCCCGGCTTTGGCTGATTTCTACCACTGTCTTATAGAGACAGTTAGCaagttctctttccttctacatAAGGATAACACCATAGCAATGCCTCGGGAATCAGCTGTACACCCATTCTTG GGTGATTACAAAAAGTACTGCAGTGCAGTGAGAGAAGCAGTGGAGCATCTTTGGAGAAAGGAATGTGAAAAAAGTGTTTTGAGGTTACAACACATTAGCCAAGGTCATCGTCACCATCTACCCTCAGACAAGAGAGGGGATGACTCAAAAGGAGATAGTGAGCCTAACAATATGCCTGACACTCTGATCTTTCCAACCATACAAATGGGACCATTTGGCATCACAAatgatagtattattacaaaCAAACTCTTGACCCAAGCTGAAGAGGGTGCAAGAATACAGCTAGCATCTGGATACTTCAACTTGACTAAAGAATACATGAAATGTATCTTATACCACTCAAGAGCAACCTATGGCATCCTCATGGCCCATCCAACg GCCAATGGATTTCTGGGAGCACGTGGCTTTGCAGGGGCAATCCCTGCAGGATATACTCAATTAGCGAAAGGATTTTACAAGAGATTGTGTCAAGAAAGACAAAATGACAGAATCTTCTTGTATGAATATAAACAGCCAGGTTGGACTTTTCATGTCAAGGGCCTTTGGTAttaccaaccaaaaaaaaccctgccACTGTTGACAATGATTGGTTCTCCAAACTTTG GTTGGCGCTCAGTCAACAGAGACCTCGAGAGCCAGATAGTGTTGATAACAACTAATGAGGACCTCCAAAAGTCCTTGCACCAGGAACAAGAAAGATTATATAATTCATCAAATCAAGTAACTGATAAAACTTTTGGTCAGTCAGATAGATGGGTCCCATTGTGGGTAAGATGTGTGATGCCTATTATAAAAGTCTTCTTTTGA